Within the Nitrosococcus wardiae genome, the region TCTATCATAGCATTATGAAGCTCCCCGGTGGCCTTGGCCATACGCTTTAGCCCATGGATAATATGGTTTCTCACGGCAGGGTCGGTCGTCCTGATGGTCCCTCGCAGCAGAGCGCCCTCTGCAATCACATTGGGCGCACTGCCTGCTTGCACCTGACCAATGGTAACCACCGAAGGATGAAATGGATTAATTTCCCTGGATATTAAGGTTTGTATCGCCATGATGAGCAGCCCCGTCACCACGATGGCATCCACTGCCTCATGGGGTCTGGCCCCATGCCCACCCCGTCCCTGCACCCGAATGGTGAATTTGTCAGAGTGGGCGGTAATCAGGCCATGGGCCACCATGAATTCACCGACCTTAAATTGACGCATCACATGGCCACCAAAAATGGCCTTGACTCCCTTGAGGGCTCCGGCTTTGATCATAACTTTGGCCCCGGCCCCCCGCTCCTCTGCCGGCTGAAAGATAAGTCTTACCTTGCCGGGCGGGGGATTTTCCTTTAGCAAGGCGGCCGCTCCTAACAGCATGGCCATATGACCATCATGGCCGCAGGCGTGCATCTTGCCTTTATTCAATGAAGCAAAAGGAAGTCCGGTCATCTCATCCCCGGGAAGAGCATCCATGTCAGCCCGCAAGGCTACGGTTGGCCCCTCCTCTTTACCGGTAATCTGGGCGAGGACCCCACCGCCGACTCCGCCATATTCAAAAGCAATATTAAGGCGCTGCAATTCCTTCATAATAACTGCAGCAGTTCGCTTTTCCTCAAAGGCAAGTTCTGGGTATTGGTGGAAAATTCGCCTTAGTTCCACCATTCTCGGAAAAATTGGCTCAACCTGCGCTACCATGCTCATCAGTCTTCACCCCGCAGTCTTTTTCCCTCAGCGGTTGCCTTACTCCGGCCCCGCAGACTAGACTTTGAAAATACTCTTTTATTCTTTTGATAGCCCTATTATTTGATATAGACTAAAAAGCCCATTTAATACACTGTCAGTGGATGCTATCCCATGTCCTATACCGTGACCTTATTAATGACGGAATTCGTTACCCATGATGTTAAGCGCTTCCTGATAAGTCGGCCATTTGGGTTTGAGTATCAATCTGGCCAAGGTGTTGAACTGGCGATTAATCAGCCGGAGTGGAAAGACCAAGGGCGTCCCTTCACGCCAACTTCCCTAGGGGAAGATAAAGTCTTGGAATTCACTATTAAAGAATATCCGGACCATTGCGGCGTCACAGAAAAACTGCATACTTTGCGGCCAGGTGAAGAATTGCTCCTATCTGAAGCCTTTGGCACCATTACCTATCAGGGACCCGGGTTTTTCATTGCCGGTGGCGCTGGAATAACGCCTTTTATCGCCATCATTCGTCAGCTCGCCCGTGATGGCCAGCTTGCCGATCACCGGTTGATCTTTTCCAATAAGACACCAGCAGACGTTATTTGCGAGAAGGAATTCCGTTACTATTTTGATGAAAATTGTATATTGACCTGCACCGAAGCTAATGGGGCAGGCTACGATAACCGGTTTATCAACAAAGAATTCTTGCAAGAGAAAATCTCTGACTTTAATCAACGCTTTTATATCTGCGGTCCGCCACAATTTGTCAAAGACATTAACAGCGCCTTGGTCGAGCTTGGTGCTGCTCCTAACGCACTGATATTTGAAAAATAAGATATTAAAAATTACCAGAGGCGGTTGGTCACCTTCCCTGGCGACTTCCCCTTAGCCTGTTAATATTCACCCCATCAAAAAGAAAGGGATGAAGTAGTTATCCACTGACAAAACCTCTTTCCTTTAAATATCTTTCTATATCCTCTTTCGCGAATCCTACTTTCCTTGCCACTCGATCCGCATGGCTTACTTTTGAGATTCCCTCTACGATTTTGTGAGTGGGAGCTTCCCCTACAAACTGCATCTGAAAATGCCGTCCAAGTTTATTTTCCTTAAATCGCTCAGCTAACTCATAGTTATGTGTCACCAGGACGGTATTATTTCCTATTTTGGAAAACCCATTGAGCACATGAAAAGAGGTCTCTAATTTTTCCTCATGGGTCGTTCCTTCCGACAACTCATCTAAAATGATCAAACTCTGTGGAGTCGTCACTAAAAACATATCCTTTGTCCGCTTAAGCTCCTTTCCGAATCGCCCTTCCACATCCTCTAGGGAACTAATTTCGGGAACTTGGTAAAAGATCCGGTCGGCAACGGAGACTTCAGCGTCTTCTGCAGGCACATAACAGCCTATTTGAGAAAGCAATTGAATTTGGGCAATCGTTTTACAAAGAGCCGTTTTGCCCCCACTATTTGGGCCGGTAACAAAAGTTAACTTCTGCCCGTCCAGGTCAATGTCATTGGGAACATAATTGGGATTGCCTTTCCCCAGGATAGGGTTTCTCGCTTCCCTTAATACCAAAATATGGGTCTTTGCCTCGATGACTCGTGGCAATGAGGTAGGACTGCCAAAGGACTTCCCATAGTGGTAAAAGGAAAGTAATTCATCAATCTTTCCCAGGGCTTCCAGCACAGTATGCATTTCTTCCGAATCTTTGTAGCGCTTTCGCAAGGGATAAATGCAACTATCCCGGTCAAATGTTCCCACTGCCGGCATATAAGATAGTAGCAACACGGGCATGAAAAAAAGCATGAACAGGGGGGTCATGGAAAAAGAGACACCGAGCACCATGGGGCCATACGTCGTTAGCGCAACAATAATGAGCAATACCGCCAGGATAAAAAAGGGCTTAAACAAAGTCGGCCTAAACTTTGCTGCGGGAACAAATCTTTTTTTCTCTTCTCTGGATTTGATTCCACCCTCAGTTAAATAAACCGGTCCTTGCATCAAAGAATAAATCTTTGTAGAACCAAATTGTTTAATGTCATCAGTCAAGACCCTAAGATAATCGCTCTCCGGTGTAGGTAACGCACGGACATCCTTAACCAAGTCGAGCATGAAAGCAGTGCCCTTTTTATAAGTGGCATAGCCATATCCTTCGATTTCACTATCCCCTCTAGAACTACCAAAAAAACCGGTAAATTTACTAAAAAGTAAGCGATAAAAATCTTGTTCCCGCGTTGAAGCTTTTTCCAGCAGCGCCTCTATCTTTTCTCGAAGGTTGGCATTTGACGCCAGTTCTTGTACTGCTTCCTGCTTAGCCTTGATAAGTTTTACCGAATGTAAAGGCTGGGCTATGGAGCGATACAGTGTGCTCTGACCCACCACTGTATTGGCGCTATTTAACGCCTCGAAGAGGCTATCAGCTTCTATCACCTGAAATGTTGATTCATCAATGACTCCTTCCCCCACTCGTGATGGCTGTGCAGAACGAATCGACGGCGGAGCTTCACTGCCTTTCAAAATAGGTTCGTACATTCCATGTATCATTTCTCTTAGATATTCTTTTAACGCACTACTCATCAATCACTCCAAACTATAGGTGAACCTTTCTTTTCAATGGGTATCGAATTTATAATTATTATAAAACCACTATGTTCAATGACTCTTGGGGCTGTCAATCCTCCAATTCAAAAACCTCTAGCTCTCTGATGGCAAAAAAAGCTGAAAAGTCAGGCCCTCCTGCCTGGGTCGTTGAAATCCGTTTAGCGCTCCTTTTAAGCCTGCTCACCCTCCTGTTCGCCTGTGCCACTTACGGAGAACGGGTAGCACCGGTTCCCTTCCCAGAGGCCCAGTCCGATCATGTGGATGTGGACGGCGCCAAAGTGGTCGCCCGGGCCTTTGCCAGTGACAAAGAAATCAATCAGGCTTTTGGCTTTGATATCCGCGGCGCTGGCCTCTTTCCCATTCGCTTTGTTATCGACAACCAAAGCCCGTCAACAACCTGGGTCAGAACCGACCAGACTTTCCTTATCGACACTCAAGGACAGGCTTGGCCTTTGTTAACCGCCGAACAAGCCTATCAACGGGTCCGCAGCCATGTGGAACTGGGAGAAACCGCGAAAGCAACCGGCAAACCCGCCGTCCTTCTTGGCGCCGCAGGTGCCCTGGCGGGTATGGCGGTCGGTATTGTCACCGGAGAAAGTGTAGGTGAAATTACCGCCAAAGGGGCTGCAGCAGGAGCCGCCGCCGGCGCGCTCTTTGGCGGAAGCAAGCGCTATGGCGCACTTGACCAACAAATTCGCCAGGATTTACTTCGAGAATCTTTGCGGAATGAACGGATTCGTCCCGGAGAACTCGCCTACGGCTATCTCTTTTTTCCAGGTAAGGAGGAGGCCCAATCGGCAAGTTCAATCCGCCTTGGCCTCAACCTGGGGGATAAAACCCATATTGTCACGATTAACTTTGAGGCAGCGAAGTAAAAATTATATCGCTCCTGGAATCACCCCATAATACCTCCCCCTATAAAAAGCTAAGCTATCCAGAAGCTACCTTAGCTAGGATGGGTTTGAGATAAGACATAATCCAACCACTGGGAAGTCAGCCGGTCCGGAAGACGATTCTGGAGCTGGCGCGCCACCAGATTATCGATATCGATCCAAGTTAAAGGCTGATCTTGCTCGGCGCAAGAAAAAACAGCACGGGTGCGCTTTCCCGTTTCCGGGTCAATCTGCCACTGCAAACACTGGGCGCAAACGCCCTTTAACATGCATTGCATGGGACTTCCCACCATGCCGATGGCTTTGAGATCGGGGCGAAAAACGTCTTTCAAGGGTCCTCCTTTCAAGGCCCTTTGGAAACCACCCAATAGGCCGGTGGACCCCATCACCAGAAACCGATCTACCGACTTCAAAGGAAGATGTCTACTGCCCTCATCGGTGACTAATTCCCCCGTCCCATAACGCTGGAGCAGGGCAACCATGTCGGTTTCCACTACACTCAAGTCCTGGGGCCGACGGGGAGTAATTTTCGGCTCCCGAGCCGTGCTCCAAATGAGCTGATCGGCCGCCATTTCCAGTTCATCTTGACGGTCTAATTCAGAGGCCGAGCCAAAAGCAGCCACATAAAGAACCCGGTTGCCCGCTGCCCGGAGGGCGGGACCCAGATCAAGCATCGCCGCAGCTCCCCAGCGACCGGCCACGACCAACACCGTCTCTCCCTCAGGAATCTCAGTAGGTGCCCCGGTCGGCCCCATGAGCACCAGGGGGTCTCCAGGTTGCAAACGGCCTACCAAACGGGGCCCAGCCCCCCACTGCAATACCATCAACCGAATTTGATCGTCCTCGACCCCCGTGCCGCTGACGGTGAGTAGCGGTATTTGTAAACGGGTCCCTTCCACTTCCGGACTATTGGACTCAAAACTCTGCAAACGAAAAAATTGTCCGGGACGGAAATTGCGAGCCGCAAGAGGAGCCCGCACCCACATCTCCACTATCCCAGGATTGCTACGATTGACTCGACTCACTCGCGGGGTCAATAAGTCGGCCATTTGCTCTCGAAAGGCCCTGTAATCCTCCCTACTTGCCGGCGGACGCAACGCCAAAGCAGCCATGACCTGCGGGTAGCTGCGCTTACTTGAGGCGATCGCCTTGACCACACTGCCTTGGAATACCGGATGGGTATCCCCCACAAAAGTGACCATATGCCCTTCCCGGTGGTAGGAAGTAAAGGGACCAAACTCCGACGACTTGCAATCTTCAGCCACCTGAACCGGCTGCAAACCATCAGGATGCTCCACGTGGGGTAAGAAGTGATCGCCTTCTAACTCAATATTGCCAGGATGCTCATGCTCGTAGATGGTATTGGGCTTAGCCCCGGCGGCAATAAATACGGCGCGGGCAGGCAAGGTGATCTCCTCCCGCGTGCCTAGCCAACGCCCCTCTTCCTGTTTCATGCGCCGACACACCAACGCTTTCACATGGCCG harbors:
- a CDS encoding M20 metallopeptidase family protein translates to MSMVAQVEPIFPRMVELRRIFHQYPELAFEEKRTAAVIMKELQRLNIAFEYGGVGGGVLAQITGKEEGPTVALRADMDALPGDEMTGLPFASLNKGKMHACGHDGHMAMLLGAAALLKENPPPGKVRLIFQPAEERGAGAKVMIKAGALKGVKAIFGGHVMRQFKVGEFMVAHGLITAHSDKFTIRVQGRGGHGARPHEAVDAIVVTGLLIMAIQTLISREINPFHPSVVTIGQVQAGSAPNVIAEGALLRGTIRTTDPAVRNHIIHGLKRMAKATGELHNAMIDIEITEGYPPVINTEREAEIARRAALKVVGEKGLIPIEYPSMGSEDFSFYLREAPGCYVRIGACREGWENIPLHSPTFDFDEEALKMGAAFFDQVAREAIAEYGKEP
- a CDS encoding flavodoxin reductase, producing the protein MSYTVTLLMTEFVTHDVKRFLISRPFGFEYQSGQGVELAINQPEWKDQGRPFTPTSLGEDKVLEFTIKEYPDHCGVTEKLHTLRPGEELLLSEAFGTITYQGPGFFIAGGAGITPFIAIIRQLARDGQLADHRLIFSNKTPADVICEKEFRYYFDENCILTCTEANGAGYDNRFINKEFLQEKISDFNQRFYICGPPQFVKDINSALVELGAAPNALIFEK
- a CDS encoding MutS-related protein; its protein translation is MSSALKEYLREMIHGMYEPILKGSEAPPSIRSAQPSRVGEGVIDESTFQVIEADSLFEALNSANTVVGQSTLYRSIAQPLHSVKLIKAKQEAVQELASNANLREKIEALLEKASTREQDFYRLLFSKFTGFFGSSRGDSEIEGYGYATYKKGTAFMLDLVKDVRALPTPESDYLRVLTDDIKQFGSTKIYSLMQGPVYLTEGGIKSREEKKRFVPAAKFRPTLFKPFFILAVLLIIVALTTYGPMVLGVSFSMTPLFMLFFMPVLLLSYMPAVGTFDRDSCIYPLRKRYKDSEEMHTVLEALGKIDELLSFYHYGKSFGSPTSLPRVIEAKTHILVLREARNPILGKGNPNYVPNDIDLDGQKLTFVTGPNSGGKTALCKTIAQIQLLSQIGCYVPAEDAEVSVADRIFYQVPEISSLEDVEGRFGKELKRTKDMFLVTTPQSLIILDELSEGTTHEEKLETSFHVLNGFSKIGNNTVLVTHNYELAERFKENKLGRHFQMQFVGEAPTHKIVEGISKVSHADRVARKVGFAKEDIERYLKERGFVSG